A stretch of Solenopsis invicta isolate M01_SB chromosome 9, UNIL_Sinv_3.0, whole genome shotgun sequence DNA encodes these proteins:
- the LOC105205521 gene encoding uncharacterized protein LOC105205521 isoform X5, with the protein MITDLANLCDETFRRNKTRELDVVEMHEGMVSSVSLGFFCRGVVKVVTWTRKCWIRFVKWKHPNYVVVEETSVRSILDQGRNHGICTLLVQGRSIVKNVSAHLAHLTSTRRFLKSALLTRWGVYVWKELDYFSVDNHLANSPCSFRGRPITENNIQEYISDVTSKFLPRKLPPWQVHVVNCFVRGEEHQICLVRAHHLLLRQEHLTLADFLPLRYSTDNWTCQESDSPFTNLYVQPSALPRLRQLLIESFSNYWNDFLYNNDPTERPEILKKRIGVFQCVKIATIVLVCTLKELVRQWRKSEGPKFLSLLLEFLSIVRRESNKRNFNCRLILDSIAKSFNPIDVLYTCVALSWYMTITSLLKTPLLLARELRALQSRQKHCYPDTLTYTLSCYLPLTIQAIRETVSISWIAVTAPKIIIEELFLKHSQSNRLQTISPCGRKVVAWSEKVDVELVRKIARVTGATETEILLAATVDALKEYFRHSAVNVPDDVFATVKYVSQRAVFLRNHEARGILCVALPTKTPLFHDDLIEILQTCL; encoded by the exons ATGATAACAGACCTCGCAAACTTGTGTGACGAGACCTTTCGACGAAATAAAACGCGTGAGCTCGACGTGGTGGAGATGCACGAAGGAATGGTATCTAGCGTCTCGCTTGGATTTTTTTGCCGAGGGGTCGTGAAAG TGGTGACGTGGACAAGGAAATGTTGGATACGTTTCGTCAAATGGAAACATCCGAATTACGTCGTTGTGGAGGAGACTAGTGTTCGGAGCATCTTGGACCAGGGTCGCAATCAC GGCATATGTACCCTTCTCGTGCAAGGACGTTCGATCGTGAAGAACGTAAGCGCTCACCTGGCGCATCTCACCTCGACGAGAAGATTTCTTAAATCGGCTCTTCTCACGCGATGGGGTGTATACGTATGGAAAGAACTCGATTACTTTTCCGTGGACAATCATCTCGCAAATTCACCGTGCAGCTTTCGAGGTCGTCCCATCACCGAGAACAATATACAG GAATACATAAGCGACGTCACATCCAAGTTTCTCCCGAGGAAATTACCGCCTTGGCAGGTGCACGTAGTCAACTGTTTCGTGCGAGGAGAAGAACATCAGATATGTCTAGTGCGAGCGCATCACCTGCTCCTGCGACAGGAGCATTTAACGTTGGCGGATTTCTTGCCCTTGAGATATTCGACGGACAACTGGACTTGTCAAGAGAGCGATTCGCCCTTTACGAATCTATACGTTCAACCTTCCGCCCTACCGCGTCTCCGACAACTGCTGATCGAAAGTTTTAGCAACTACTGGAATGACTTTCTTTACAATAATGATCCTACCGAGCGACCGGAGATTCTGAAGAAACGTATAGGGGTATTTCAGTGCGTCAAGATCGCGACGATAGTGCTAGTTTGCACTCTGAAAGAACTGGTCAg ACAGTGGCGAAAGTCGGAGGGACCAAAGTTTCTATCGCTCCTGCTGGAGTTCCTGTCGATCGTTCGGCGCGAATCGAACAAGAGAAATTTCAATTGTCGCTTGATACTGGACTCGATCGCGAAATCTTTCAACCCAATCGACGTTCTCTACACGTGCGTCGCTCTGTCCTGGTACATGACGATTACGTCCTTGTTAAAGACGCCTCTTTTGCTCGCCCGAGAATTGCGAGCTCTACAGTCGCGGCAGAAACATTGTTATCCAGACACCTTGACGTACACGCTGTCCTGTTATCTTCCCCTGACAATCCAGGCGATTCGGGAGACGGTGTCCATTAGCTGGATAGCCGTAACTGCGCCTAAAATCATAATCGAGGAACTATTTCTCAAGCATTCGCAATCGAATCGATTGCAGACCATCTCACCGTGCGGTAGGAAGGTGGTGGCTTGGTCGGAAAAGGTCGACGTCGAGCTCGTACGAAAAATCGCCAGAGTGACTGGCGCGACAGAGACGGAGATTCTTTTAGCGGCTACCGTCGACGCTTTGAAAGAGTACTTTCGACATTCGGCCGTCAACGTTCCAGACGACGTATTCGCGACCGTCAAGTACGTGAGTCAGCGAGCGGTATTCCTACGAAATCACGAAGCCAGGGGCATCCTCTGTGTCGCCTTACCCACCAAAACGCCCTTGTTTCACGACGATCTCATTGAGATATTACAG